A section of the Subtercola frigoramans genome encodes:
- a CDS encoding NAD-dependent succinate-semialdehyde dehydrogenase: MYRTVDPTSGEVIREFADLSDEEATHALERADAAYRSWSALPIGERAAIVGQIGALHRERTEELAELMTLEMGKPITQSRAEVQLAASIYEYYGQKGPALLADETLDIAGAGVAIVRTEPIGALLGVMPWNFPLYQVARFVAPNLLLGNTILLKHASNCPQLSLAVEQIASDAGASNGEYANVFVTHGQIEGIIASPLLQGVSLTGSESAGRRIGGLAGQNLKKCVLELGGSDPLIILPGADIPLAVTAAATGRFWNAGQACTSMKRTIVSEEVWDDFFPRFLEEASTWHTGDPKDPDTKMGPLSSPGSRRDVAELVDDAVAKGAKVHLGGTIPEGDGAYYPATVLSGVTPDMRLYHEEIFGPVAVVYKVASTDAAVDLANDSPFGLGSAVFAGSGIEADEVAGRLEVGMVGVNMLIRSAPDLPFGGVKNSGIGRELGRFGLDEFANKKLVRRA, encoded by the coding sequence ATGTACAGAACTGTCGACCCGACGTCAGGCGAAGTCATTCGCGAATTCGCAGACCTGAGCGATGAGGAGGCGACGCACGCACTCGAGCGAGCCGATGCCGCCTATCGCAGCTGGTCCGCACTGCCGATTGGCGAACGCGCAGCGATAGTCGGGCAGATCGGGGCGCTCCATCGTGAGCGCACGGAGGAACTCGCCGAATTGATGACTCTCGAAATGGGCAAGCCGATCACGCAGTCCCGGGCCGAAGTGCAGCTCGCGGCGTCGATCTACGAGTACTACGGCCAGAAGGGCCCCGCCCTGCTCGCGGACGAGACGCTCGACATCGCGGGTGCCGGCGTAGCCATCGTGCGCACCGAACCCATCGGCGCCCTTCTGGGGGTCATGCCGTGGAACTTCCCGCTCTACCAGGTCGCCCGCTTTGTTGCTCCGAACCTCCTGCTCGGCAACACGATCCTGCTGAAGCACGCGAGCAACTGCCCGCAACTCTCCCTCGCCGTCGAGCAGATCGCGAGTGATGCCGGCGCCTCCAACGGTGAATATGCGAACGTCTTCGTCACCCACGGGCAGATCGAAGGAATCATCGCCAGCCCTCTCCTCCAGGGGGTCTCGCTGACGGGCTCCGAGAGTGCGGGTCGACGGATCGGCGGGTTGGCCGGCCAGAACCTGAAGAAGTGCGTACTCGAACTCGGCGGTTCAGACCCGCTGATCATCCTGCCCGGGGCTGACATCCCGCTGGCTGTCACTGCCGCCGCCACCGGGCGATTCTGGAACGCAGGCCAGGCGTGCACCTCGATGAAGCGCACGATCGTCTCCGAAGAGGTCTGGGATGATTTCTTCCCCCGCTTTCTCGAAGAAGCGTCGACCTGGCACACCGGAGACCCGAAGGATCCCGACACGAAGATGGGGCCGTTGTCGTCGCCCGGATCTCGCCGCGATGTAGCCGAGCTGGTCGATGACGCCGTGGCGAAGGGCGCGAAAGTGCATCTGGGCGGAACGATTCCTGAGGGTGATGGCGCCTACTATCCCGCCACTGTGCTCTCGGGAGTGACACCCGACATGCGTCTCTACCACGAGGAGATCTTCGGCCCGGTGGCCGTTGTGTACAAAGTCGCTTCGACAGATGCCGCGGTCGACCTGGCGAACGACTCGCCGTTCGGCCTGGGCAGTGCAGTCTTCGCCGGATCTGGAATCGAGGCGGACGAGGTTGCCGGTCGTCTGGAAGTCGGTATGGTCGGGGTGAACATGCTGATCAGGAGTGCCCCCGATCTGCCGTTCGGCGGCGTCAAGAACTCGGGCATCGGCCGGGAGCTGGGCCGCTTCGGTCTCGACGAGTTCGCCAACAAGAAACTCGTTCGTCGGGCGTGA
- a CDS encoding alpha/beta fold hydrolase produces MNRSPSVSAERADRGSERDTHSFVTSDGVELSYRDNDGPGIPLVMLPGLGQSQLAFHHQFDGLKDRRRVITLDFRGHGSSSTPPHGYRIARFAADVRDLVGHLELDRFDAFGWSMGASVWWSFIDLFGTSLLRRFVIVDQPSAIALLTWMSHDEKADAGALWDLSTIEQAVAGQRNSDSAAISADALAWTYTGELDDVVAETLVTGMRLSSADAVGRILFDHAVQDWRDVLPRIDVPTLVIGAEGSHVSSRSQASTASAIPGARLHVFPSEVASSHFPFLQNPNAFDAVLEDFLSED; encoded by the coding sequence ATGAACAGGTCACCGTCCGTCTCTGCAGAGCGCGCCGATCGCGGCTCCGAACGGGATACCCACTCGTTCGTCACCAGTGATGGAGTCGAACTGAGCTACCGCGACAACGACGGGCCCGGAATCCCGCTTGTCATGCTCCCGGGGCTCGGCCAGTCGCAGCTTGCGTTCCACCACCAGTTCGACGGCCTGAAAGACCGCCGTCGAGTCATCACCCTGGACTTCCGGGGGCACGGGTCTTCGTCCACACCCCCGCACGGCTACCGGATCGCCCGTTTTGCCGCCGACGTCAGAGATCTCGTCGGACACCTCGAACTGGATCGATTCGATGCATTCGGCTGGTCGATGGGCGCCTCGGTCTGGTGGTCGTTCATCGACCTCTTCGGCACCTCGCTCCTGCGCCGCTTCGTGATCGTCGACCAACCATCTGCCATCGCACTGCTGACCTGGATGTCACATGACGAGAAGGCCGATGCTGGAGCCCTGTGGGACCTCTCCACGATCGAGCAGGCCGTGGCCGGCCAGCGAAATTCCGATTCGGCCGCGATCAGCGCGGACGCGCTCGCGTGGACCTACACCGGTGAGCTCGACGATGTCGTCGCCGAGACTCTGGTGACGGGAATGCGCCTTTCCTCGGCAGACGCCGTCGGCCGGATCCTGTTCGATCACGCCGTGCAGGACTGGCGCGACGTGCTGCCTCGCATCGACGTGCCGACACTGGTCATCGGCGCGGAAGGAAGTCATGTCTCCAGTCGGTCGCAGGCGAGTACTGCAAGCGCGATCCCCGGTGCGCGGCTCCACGTCTTTCCTTCGGAGGTTGCGAGTTCGCACTTCCCCTTCCTTCAGAATCCGAACGCCTTCGACGCTGTGCTCGAGGACTTCCTCAGCGAAGACTGA